The nucleotide sequence AACTATTTATAGCTAATACTGTTGAGTGTCTGTGGGGTTATGGAACGGGCCCCGTTGCTTAACTTTACTTGGGCACCTATGGGGGGGAAGTTAACAGCTAGAGCCGTGGAAGAATGGGTGAATTTCATAGCTGGATGTGCTTGATTAAAACGCTAAAGAAGATATACAGGTCGTTCTTCGAATGTGGCTGAACAATGAAGATGTCGTCCAGAAAGCACTTGTACAATATGGTAGGCGAATTACACCGTACGATTTAAGCACGGTACAGTTTAGGTAGACAAATGCCCTTGTAAACATTTTTTCACGGCAGTGCGTGTATTGAATAAACGCCATTTAAGAAAACTTCCGTCTGAACCCCTGACCCATCAAGAACTAGTCCAATGTTGGATAATTACATTAAAGCAGTATCCAGTGACATCAAACACCTTCTTAACATTTTTAACAACTGAGGATCATTTAATTTATCTAAGAAAGAAAGGATAGCACTACGGAATCTTAAGTCTCGTGACGATATCGTAATCAGGCGCACTGATAAAGGCACAGGAATTGTGATGAATACTacagctaccatcctaataCGCAGAAAAGGAGTATCCCGTTTGGTCAGTTCACACGTCTGaaacgcatatgctctaacccaCAGGATTTTGAGGCATGCTCTGCAGAAATATTAaacgattttagaaaacgaaaTTACCCTCACAACCCTATAAACAATGCTCTCTCGACCTGCAAATCTGTAGACcaggataaattactttcacatgaaccgcggcagcaTGGATCCGTAGCGCAGGatccatcttcacccgccatctcaacatacttcacagcgaTGAGAGACTTAAGCTATTTTTTCCTGCTGCCGCAAGtatcacattccgtcgatcacgtTCACCCCGTCTATCCTGACCAAATCCAgggtgttccccttgtggtaacaaatgctgccaaacatgtcatttcttCTGTTCGTGTACTTTTATCTCGAGTACCTCACATTCTTTTACTTTCGAAGTCCGACAGGGGTTGCACTGCAACGCTTTTAACATATGTTACCTTATTGTGTGCACTAAATGCtgtattcagtatattggagaaacctcgaacaccatgagaGAAAGGTTTTACAgccataaatccgatattgttaataaccatcctgCACCcatttctacacattttaacgtTGCTGGACACACTTTAGGTAGAGACCTCAAAATCATTATCCTTGAATCGGATATAACAATGACATGAAGCGTAAAagtcgcgaatcctttttaattgcaaaattccagtctcagAAGCCTCAcagtttgaacatccacgcatgCCCATTACAATTATTTAACTCGCATATATCATTTttgcataaaataaaataaaataatattaaacatatacacacacagaaacTGTAAAACAACTCTCCATTATTCTTACCATATTTTCTCAGTTTGTCGCTCccctgagaccacctccgttTTCACATTCTCGCGGTCCACTGGgtacctttgtactccgcacctgtgttctcattccgtcgccataacccctttcttatccttaattcctcgaacgtcacccagatatatatatatatatatatatatagagagagagagagagaccaccatatatatatatatatatataagttgaaataaacgaatgcggttgaccacgaaaaataaaggtattcaataaagatcagaagtggagacggtgcttctacaggataaggaataaaagggggactttattaaaaactaagagggggtattcgacgtttcgacagcagcgctgtcttcaacaggaacgTTGAAGACagtcctgttgaagacagcgctgctgtcgaaacgtcgaataccccctctttgTAGTGTTAGCTCCGCTTGTCCATTAGATTGTGGGAAATAGGGACTAGATGTGGTGTGCTTAAATCCATAATATCGTCCAAAGTTCCTGAATTCTTCACTTGCAAACTGAGGACCGTTGTCCGTTACCACTTCTCGGGGAATGCCGTGCCTCGCGAAGATGCTTTTTAAGCGTAAAATGACAGCTCGTGAAGACCAATCATTCGACAGAGGTAGCACTTCTGGGTATCTGGACCGATAGTCCACTGCCAGGACGTATTCGATTCCCCCTAGGTGAAATAGATCCACTGCGACCTTTTCCCatgggaggggaggtgtctccgTTGGGATCATGGGTTCTGACGGCTGAAGTCTGTACTCCTCGCAGACGGAACAGGCTCTAACAAGGTCCGTCAGCTCCTTGCTGATACCCGGCCACCAGATAGACTCCTTCGCTTTCTGTCTGCATCTAACAATTCCTTGGTGTCCCTCGTGTATGCGACCCAGAATTTCTTCTCGCAGAGACATGGGAATTACGAAGCGCTGGCCGCACAGTAGGACGTCTTCACACACTGAGAGTTTTGCCATTTGTTCGTAATAAGGACGTAGTGCCTGGTTAATTCGCCCTTTGGGGGGCCATCCCGTTTTGCAATACTCTCTTAGTGTGCTGCACACTTCATCTTTTTTCTGAAATTCCCGGATACGGTCTAGCAATTTGTCGGAGTCCGGGATCGCCTCGATTCCTCCACGTACGAATGCCGAAACTTCATCGGCAGTAAGGGATGACGTGGTGTCCTTCAGCGGAGAACGCGAAAGAGCGTCGGCTATTGTCATGGACGCACCGGGTAAATCGGTGACGTCGTAATCGTATCTCATTAGTCTCAGCCGAAACCTCTGAATTCTTAGTGGTAGCTGATCAAGCTGCTGGAGACCGAGGAGGGAGACAAGCGGTTTGTGATCAGTTTCGAAGGTACAGCGCAGACCACAGATATATTCGTCAAACTTCTCCGCGGCCCAGGTTAAGGCTAAAGCCTCTTTCTCCATTTGAGAATAACGAGTTTCGGCGCTGTTTAGTGATCGCGACGCGTACGCTACTGGCTTACGGTCCCCAGGTTGCTGGACCTGCAGTAGCACGGCTCCAAGCCCGTAGGATGAGGCATCTGCTGACAGTATCGTCGGGAGATTAGGGTTGTACTTGGCCATACAAATTCCAGAAGAGATGGAGGCCTTTAGACGTTGAAAAGCATCTTGTTGGCCGTTTCCCCAATACCAGTCAACGTTCTTCACAAGAAGTTCGCGCAGAGGTGCTGATAATGTTGACATGTTAGGGATGAACCTTCCAACATGGTTGAACATCCCTAGAATACGACGCAAGTCCGAAACGTTTTGAGGAGGTTCTAGAGCTGTCAACGCTTCTACTCTTCTGGGGTCCGGGTAAATTCCGTGCTGGTCAATGAGAACTCCCAAGAACGAAATCTTCTCCACAAAGAATTTGCATTTCTCGAGATTCAGGGTGACGTTATTGTCAGACAGGCGCTGTAAGACTGCATTTAGTCTCCGGTCGTGTTCTTCTCTGTTGTCTCCATAAATAAGGATGTCATCCATTAAGTTCAGGACTCCTGGTAAGTCGTCAAGCACTTGCGCAATTTTCCTTTGAAAGACCTCTGGTGCTGAAGTGATCCCGAAGGGAAGGCGTTGGAAACAATAACGTCCGAACGGCGTTATGAAAGTTGTGAGCTCTAGACTCTTTTCCGAGAGCATAATCTGATAAAACCCGGAATTAGCATCCAGCTTCGTGAAAAACCTGGCGGGGCCAATGCTGCCCAAGACCTCTTCTACGGTTGGCAAGATCAACCTTTCTCGCTTAACGCATTCGTTGAGCTTCGTCAAATCAACACAGATCCTAATTTTCCCCGATGGCTTCTTCACAAGAACGATTGGTGCACACCAATCTGTCGGAGTGTGTATTTTCCGTATAACACCTTGTTTCTCCATATTGTCGAGCTCTGTCTTAACCGAAGTGCGCATGGCGAAAGGAACGCGACGTGGCGCGGCTATGGCAAACGGCGTACAGTTTTCTTGTAATCGAATGACGTATTCCCCGGGAATTTTGCCTAGACTTCGGAACAGCTCGGGAAACTTGCGAGTAGACCAGTGATCTTCTCCGACTTCCACTTCGTTCAAAAAACGTATGATCTCTAAGTCAAGTAATGCTGGCAACCCCAAGAGGGGCTTTCTTAGACCGTGCACGACATATACCATTTGGGACATAGTCTTCTTTTTCCATTGGATTACTGCTCTGAACTTCCCAAGAACGTCGAGCGTAGTTCCACTTGGTCCTTTCAGTGTGTCTGGCGGTTCAAGAAGGTCTGGCAACCCTGGGAATCCAGACCCGACAACAGTGACGTCAGCGCCAGAATCAATCTTTGCTAGCAGAGGAACATCATTGACTCTGACTTCTACTTCTCTGGTTACGGGAGCTGGAGTCTGCATTGCTACCGTACCGAGGAAGAAATCATTCTCGGGCAGTGTGACCTCGGATACAAAATTCCTGCGATAGTCTCTGGGTCCCGGTTTTTCCCACTGTGGGAGGCTAGTATGGCACATTTTTTGCAAAATGACCGACTCTGCAGCATTTTAAACATTCTTTGTTGCGTGCGGGACAGGGCCTTTGTGGGTGCTGATATCCGCAGTGGGCGCATGAATGGCGTGAGTCAACGCCGCCGTTAGGCCAAAGTCACATTTTTCTGCCAACTTGTGCAGCTCTACGAGGTACGCGTCTACGGTTTCGCCGAGATTCTGCTACCGTCGGCTGAAGTTTGCAGCCTCGTAAACAGTGTTTCGTGAATGAGTAAAATGTGCATTGAACTTTTCAAGCACAATCCCGTAATCTTTTGTCTCTTCCTCAGGTTCCTTTTGAAGGTTCGTAAGATTTCACGCGCTTTTCTTCCCATGCAGTAAAGCAATGTCCTGACCTTAACTTCTCCTGGTTTATCTTGAGTTCCGGACGCATAGAGGTAGTCTTCAAACTCGTCCCTCCAGGCAGGCCAGTCCGTGACGTCGATGAAGTTGAACTGGGCTGGTTGCCGAAGTCCGGCGATCGATGAGATAGACGATGATGACATAAAGCTTGATTCCAGGGACATTGTCTTCAAACGTATCCCACCGCTGCCGCCATGTAGCGTGAAGTAAAGGACATCCAGCCACGTTGCAGTTTAGAACGTTAATGCTTTATTCATCCCCACGAGCTCCTACACCTCGTCAACGTCGTCGTCCTTTCCCCCTAGTAGCGGAGCTAACACTACACTCTTAGtgtttaataaagtcccccttttattccttatcctgtagaagcaccgtctccacttctgatctttattgaatacctatatatatatatttataagtcccaaacgtcgccacaccaacattggacagctgtttcggccttattgggccttcatcagcaatgcgtaggtaggcgacgtttgagcgagtggcgtcggaaggtcacgtggaacgtgatgtgagtgactcacctctgaaagcccagtgcgaagccagtacagtattaattgaagaaaaatagcataggctctttggctgcacgttgaacatatgtttataagtcccaaacgtcgccacatcaacattggacagctgtttcggccttattgggccttcatcagcaatgcgtaggtgggcgacgtttgagcgagtggcgacggaaggtcacgtggaacgtgatgtcctcccgtcagggtgagtgactcacctctgaaagcccagtgcgaagccagtacagtattaattgaagaaaaatagcataggctctttggctgcacgttgaacatatgtttataagtcccaaacgtcgccacaccaacattggacagctgtttcggccttattgggccttcatcagcaatgcgtaggtgggcgacgtttgagcgagtggcgtcggaaggtcacgtggaacgtgatgtcctcccgtcagggtgagtgactcacttctgaaagcccagtgcgaagccagtacagtattaattgaagaaaaatagcataggctctttggctgcacgttgaacatatgtttataagtcccaaacgtcgccacatcaacattggacagctgtttcggccttattgggccttcatcagcaatgcgtaggtgggcgacgtttgagcgagtggcgtcggaaggtcacgtggaacgtgatgtcctcccgtcagggtgagtgactcacctctgaaagcccagtgcgaagccagtacagtattaattgaagaaaaatagcataggctctttggctgcacgttgaacatatgtttataagtcccaaacgtcgccacatcaacattggacagctgtttcggccttattgggccttcatcagcaatgcgtaggtgggcgacgtttgagcgagtggcgtcggaaggtcacgtggaacgtgatgtcctcccgtcagggtgagtgactcacctctgaaagcccagtgcgaagccagtacagtattaattgaagaaaaatagcataggctctttggctggacgttgaacatatgtttataagtcccaaacgtcgccacaccaacattggacagctgtttcggccttattgggccttcatcagcaatgcgtaggtgggcgacgtttgagcgagtggcgtcggaaggtcacgtggaacgtgatgttctcccgacgtttgggacttataaacatatgttcaacgtgcagccaaagagcctatgctatttttcttcaattaatactgtactggcttcgcactgggctttcagaggtgagtcactcaccctgacgggaggacatcacgttccacgtgaccttccgacgccactcgctcaaacgtcgcccacctaggcattgctgatgaagtcccaataaggccgaaacagctgtccaatgttGGTGTGGCGAaatttgggacttataaacatatgttcaacgtgcagccaaagagcctatgctatttttcttcaattaatactgtactggcttcgcactgggctttcagaggtgagtcactcaccctgacgggaggacatcacgttccacgtgaccttccgacgccactcgctcaaacgtcgcccacctacgcattgctgatgaaggcccaataaggccgaaacagctgtccaatgttggtgtggcgacgtttgggacttataaacatatgttcaacgtgcagccaaagagcctatgctatttttcttcaattaatactgtactggcttcgcactggactttcagaggtgagtcactcaccctgacggtaggacatcacgttccacgtgaccttccgacgccactcgctcaaacgtcgcccacctacgcattgttgatgaaggcccaataaggccgaaacagctgtccaatgttggtgtggcgacgtttgggacttataaacatatgttcaacgtgcagccaaagagcctatgctatttttcttcaattaatactgtactggcttcgcactgggctttcagaagtgagtcactcaccctgacgggaggacatcacgttccacgtgaccttccgacgtcactcgctcaaacgtcgcccacctacgcattgctgatgaaggcccaataaggccgaaacagctgtccaatgttggtgtggcgacgtttgggacttataaacatatgttcaacgtgcagccaaagagcctatgctatttttcttcaattaatactgtactggcttcgcactgggctttcagaagtgagtcactcaccctgacgggaggacatcacgttccacgtgaccttccgacgccactcgctcaaacgtcgcccacctacgcattgctgatgaaggcccaataaggccgaaacagctgtccaatgttggtgtggcgacgtttgggacttataaacatatgttcaacgtgcagccaaagagcctatgctatttttcttcaattaatactgtactggcttcgcactggactttcagaggtgagtcactcaccctgacgggaggacatcacgttcaacgtgaccttccgacgccactcgctcaaacgtcgcccacctacgcattgctgatgaaggcccaataaggccgaaacagctgtccaatgttggtgtggcgacgtttgggacttataaacatatgttcaacgtgcagccaaagagcctatgctatttttcttcaattaatactgtactggcttcgc is from Ornithodoros turicata isolate Travis chromosome 8, ASM3712646v1, whole genome shotgun sequence and encodes:
- the LOC135367489 gene encoding uncharacterized protein K02A2.6-like, producing the protein MSLESSFMSSSSISSIAGLRQPAQFNFIDVTDWPAWRDEFEDYLYASGTQDKPGEVKWEKPGPRDYRRNFVSEVTLPENDFFLGTVAMQTPAPVTREVEVRVNDVPLLAKIDSGADVTVVGSGFPGLPDLLEPPDTLKGPSGTTLDVLGKFRAVIQWKKKTMSQMVYVVHGLRKPLLGLPALLDLEIIRFLNEVEVGEDHWSTRKFPELFRSLGKIPGEYVIRLQENCTPFAIAAPRRVPFAMRTSVKTELDNMEKQGVIRKIHTPTDWCAPIVLVKKPSGKIRICVDLTKLNECVKRERLILPTVEEVLGSIGPARFFTKLDANSGFYQIMLSEKSLELTTFITPFGRYCFQRLPFGITSAPEVFQRKIAQVLDDLPGVLNLMDDILIYGDNREEHDRRLNAVLQRLSDNNVTLNLEKCKFFVEKISFLGVLIDQHGIYPDPRRVEALTALEPPQNVSDLRRILGMFNHVGRFIPNMSTLSAPLRELLVKNVDWYWGNGQQDAFQRLKASISSGICMAKYNPNLPTILSADASSYGLGAVLLQVQQPGDRKPVAYASRSLNSAETRYSQMEKEALALTWAAEKFDEYICGLRCTFETDHKPLVSLLGLQQLDQLPLRIQRFRLRLMRYDYDVTDLPGASMTIADALSRSPLKDTTSSLTADEVSAFVRGGIEAIPDSDKLLDRIREFQKKDEVCSTLREYCKTGWPPKGRINQALRPYYEQMAKLSVCEDVLLCGQRFVIPMSLREEILGRIHEGHQGIVRCRQKAKESIWWPGISKELTDLVRACSVCEEYRLQPSEPMIPTETPPLPWEKVAVDLFHLGGIEYVLAVDYRSRYPEVLPLSNDWSSRAVILRLKSIFARHGIPREVVTDNGPQFASEEFRNFGRYYGFKHTTSSPYFPQSNGQAELTLQRGGIRRFDSSAVFNRTVFNVPVEDSAAVETSNTPS